From a single Herbiconiux sp. SALV-R1 genomic region:
- a CDS encoding VOC family protein codes for MTYVAGSHHVTLSVGHAQEDVDFHTRVLGLRFIKKTVLYDGSAPVYHLYYSNANGDPSAVITTFPWAQAGLYGIRGTNQAREVLLSVPPRSLEFWAGRLKQHGIDSSFEDVFGGRRLNLRHPSGIEYVLIEVDDDPRVGYTGNGVGIEHAIHGIYGVGIHVFDQDRMVDFGKEAFFAAGDVEEEGDRARYRVGEGAGNFVELTGNRTDEQGTWRYGAGAYHHFAWNLDNLENQNEVKFDIEGAGYTDISELKDRTYFKSHYVRTPGGALFELAVTHNEGGWDCDESPEELGRAFMLPPQFEHERDSIMAKLEPLRDED; via the coding sequence ATGACCTACGTCGCAGGTTCCCATCACGTCACCCTCTCCGTGGGCCACGCCCAGGAGGACGTCGACTTCCACACCCGCGTGCTCGGGCTCCGCTTCATCAAGAAGACGGTGCTCTACGACGGCTCCGCGCCGGTGTACCACCTGTACTACTCGAACGCGAACGGCGACCCGTCGGCCGTCATCACGACCTTCCCGTGGGCGCAGGCCGGTCTCTACGGCATCCGCGGCACGAACCAGGCGCGCGAGGTGCTGCTGTCGGTGCCCCCGCGCTCGCTCGAGTTCTGGGCCGGGCGGCTGAAACAGCACGGCATCGACAGCTCGTTCGAGGATGTGTTCGGCGGCCGCCGCCTCAACCTGCGGCACCCCTCGGGCATCGAGTACGTGCTCATCGAGGTCGACGACGACCCCCGCGTCGGCTACACCGGAAACGGCGTGGGCATCGAGCATGCCATCCACGGCATCTACGGCGTCGGCATCCACGTGTTCGATCAGGACCGCATGGTCGACTTCGGCAAGGAGGCGTTCTTCGCCGCCGGCGACGTGGAGGAGGAGGGCGACCGCGCCCGCTACCGCGTGGGCGAGGGGGCGGGCAACTTCGTCGAGCTCACGGGCAACCGCACCGACGAGCAGGGCACCTGGCGCTACGGCGCCGGCGCGTACCACCACTTCGCGTGGAACCTCGACAACCTCGAGAACCAGAACGAGGTGAAGTTCGACATCGAGGGTGCCGGCTACACCGACATCTCCGAGCTCAAAGACCGCACCTACTTCAAGTCGCACTACGTGCGCACCCCGGGTGGCGCGCTGTTCGAGCTCGCCGTCACGCACAACGAGGGCGGCTGGGACTGCGACGAGTCGCCCGAGGAGCTCGGCCGCGCGTTCATGCTGCCGCCGCAGTTCGAGCACGAGCGCGACTCGATCATGGCCAAGCTCGAGCCGCTGCGCGACGAGGACTGA